A single region of the Methanoculleus sp. 7T genome encodes:
- the rplE gene encoding 50S ribosomal protein L5, which translates to MQELHIAKVVVHMGVGESGDRLVKGEAILKEITGGNPIRSI; encoded by the coding sequence ATGCAGGAACTTCACATCGCCAAGGTCGTCGTCCACATGGGCGTCGGCGAGAGCGGTGACCGTCTTGTCAAGGGCGAGGCCATCCTCAAGGAGATCACCGGCGGGAACCCCATCCGCTCCATTG